Proteins co-encoded in one Deltaproteobacteria bacterium genomic window:
- a CDS encoding thermonuclease family protein, whose product LTQGIPADQSFLDQWRVSLLYSLPAMMMSRVAIQRWGWGTTILQDAAMEPIQAVASVALSCGMGGVGWLPETNMTVGQLFTRELTEGFFYMGVGRGMGEAVDRAASQVPCSLGLLNGPVPSRILSPEAGLIGDSPPNIKELLGLNLEAADRLSGFLETHRRTGGELEGVELTFKRVRDGAEEKHAIIDGDTMHAIADGMTDSVPLRFILVNSPEAWKGPGHPEVRNGRGQMGALEAYWFLKDLSDMHDNHGRVVLYRTDAHRRPIATVLVQTKAGNWIDLNRAMVESGHAHVYIIMPDATGMSTEFVGLQQAAQREGIGIWQYPQYQGGLHISSVRTMRDEGLGGDQVMVRIFNTTDKALNLGDYKIRNGPREEPIPDFTLLPGQGVRLLLDSTEYNNNSNAEFVVGLMHDKPEGTPRFELDRDHPVLLVTRGTEERIATVFYSNGTAAERVSDGFRHQRAEGLHLIAFNPLQHISGFEDVKENIRLYNNSDEPIDVSHWALQQEGAVRLTLPEGTVLPPYRGVQIFTCSGKNRSDPAGDLELYLGETKKKQRIWNNDLPMNLLNPAGEIISMEAGNAKARKLIPAKFLRRKGAVVPAGHESGDFATLIA is encoded by the coding sequence ACTGACCCAAGGGATCCCTGCCGATCAGAGTTTCCTTGATCAATGGAGGGTCTCACTCCTCTACTCCCTCCCTGCGATGATGATGAGCCGGGTCGCAATCCAGAGATGGGGATGGGGCACCACTATTCTCCAGGATGCCGCCATGGAGCCGATACAGGCGGTCGCCTCCGTCGCCTTGAGCTGTGGCATGGGTGGCGTCGGCTGGTTGCCCGAGACAAACATGACAGTGGGACAGCTCTTTACGAGGGAGCTCACCGAAGGTTTCTTCTACATGGGTGTCGGCCGCGGGATGGGGGAGGCGGTCGACAGGGCGGCCTCTCAAGTACCTTGCAGCTTGGGCCTTCTCAACGGCCCCGTCCCAAGCAGAATACTCTCCCCCGAGGCCGGCCTCATCGGCGACAGCCCGCCAAACATAAAAGAGCTGCTCGGTTTAAACCTCGAGGCGGCCGACAGACTCTCAGGATTTCTCGAGACACATCGAAGAACTGGCGGGGAGCTCGAGGGAGTTGAACTCACGTTTAAAAGGGTTCGTGACGGGGCTGAAGAAAAACATGCGATTATTGATGGCGACACGATGCATGCGATCGCCGACGGCATGACCGACTCGGTCCCGCTCCGTTTTATCCTGGTCAACAGCCCCGAGGCATGGAAAGGGCCGGGTCATCCCGAGGTTCGAAATGGTCGAGGACAGATGGGGGCACTCGAGGCGTATTGGTTTTTGAAAGACTTGTCTGATATGCATGACAACCACGGACGGGTTGTCTTGTACCGAACGGATGCCCATCGTCGACCGATCGCGACGGTCCTCGTTCAGACCAAGGCGGGCAACTGGATCGATCTGAATCGGGCGATGGTCGAGTCAGGACATGCCCATGTCTATATCATCATGCCTGATGCGACCGGTATGAGTACCGAGTTTGTTGGTCTCCAGCAGGCGGCCCAGAGAGAGGGGATCGGCATCTGGCAGTATCCCCAGTATCAGGGGGGGCTGCATATCTCCAGTGTGAGAACGATGCGCGATGAGGGGCTTGGTGGAGACCAGGTGATGGTACGGATTTTTAATACAACGGATAAGGCACTCAATCTGGGAGACTACAAGATCCGAAACGGTCCCCGTGAGGAACCGATCCCCGACTTCACCCTCCTCCCGGGTCAGGGGGTGCGACTGCTGCTCGACAGCACGGAATACAACAACAACTCCAATGCCGAATTTGTCGTCGGCCTCATGCATGACAAGCCGGAGGGGACCCCGCGTTTCGAACTCGATCGAGATCATCCCGTTCTTCTCGTAACACGTGGGACGGAAGAGCGGATTGCCACTGTTTTTTACTCCAATGGGACAGCCGCCGAACGAGTCTCCGACGGATTCAGGCACCAGAGGGCCGAAGGGCTTCATTTGATTGCCTTCAATCCCCTCCAGCATATCAGCGGCTTTGAGGACGTAAAAGAGAACATCCGTCTTTACAACAACTCCGACGAACCGATCGATGTTTCCCACTGGGCCCTTCAACAGGAGGGGGCTGTTCGGTTAACGCTCCCCGAAGGAACGGTTCTTCCACCCTATCGCGGTGTTCAGATCTTCACCTGTAGCGGCAAGAATCGGTCCGATCCGGCCGGTGATCTGGAACTCTACCTGGGAGAGACAAAAAAGAAGCAAAGGATTTGGAACAACGACCTTCCGATGAACCTTCTTAATCCGGCCGGTGAAATAATCTCTA